From the Amycolatopsis thermoflava N1165 genome, one window contains:
- a CDS encoding NAD(P)-dependent alcohol dehydrogenase, giving the protein MDITAAVATEIGGTFELQRLTLADPAPGEVVVEIAGVGLCHTDLAAKDGHLPFPLPGVFGHEGSGVVTAVGDGVTKVAVGDKVVLSFDSCGECRECRRDEPAYCQNFMAYNFGGARQDGTSPLTREGEPVGSAFFGQSSFATHALARERNVVKVPDDSPLAVLGPLGCGVQTGAGAVLNSLDCQPGESLLVLGGGSVGLSAVLAGVVRELSRIIVVEPHAARRDLALSLGATDVIDPADGPLPEHVRAIVPDGVDHAIDTTGIAAVLQDAMLALAHRAKVGIIGVPADPEAALALNLIQAQVLGVRVMGIVEGDSDPDVFVPQLLQLHRSGRFPFDKLVTTMPFNRINEAVAAQHRGDAVKIVLVPEES; this is encoded by the coding sequence ATGGACATCACCGCCGCGGTGGCCACCGAGATCGGTGGCACCTTCGAGCTGCAACGACTCACCCTGGCCGATCCCGCACCCGGCGAGGTCGTCGTCGAGATCGCCGGCGTCGGCCTGTGCCACACCGACCTGGCCGCCAAGGACGGCCATCTGCCCTTCCCACTGCCCGGCGTCTTCGGTCACGAGGGCAGCGGAGTGGTCACCGCGGTCGGCGACGGCGTCACGAAGGTCGCCGTCGGCGACAAGGTGGTGCTCAGTTTCGACAGCTGCGGCGAGTGCCGCGAGTGCCGCCGCGACGAGCCCGCCTACTGCCAGAACTTCATGGCCTATAACTTCGGTGGCGCCCGGCAGGACGGCACCAGCCCGCTGACCCGCGAGGGCGAGCCGGTCGGCTCGGCGTTCTTCGGGCAGTCCTCCTTCGCCACCCACGCCCTGGCCCGGGAACGCAACGTGGTGAAGGTGCCCGACGACTCGCCGCTGGCGGTGCTCGGCCCGCTCGGCTGCGGGGTGCAGACCGGCGCGGGCGCGGTGCTCAACTCACTGGACTGTCAGCCGGGTGAGTCGCTGCTCGTGCTGGGTGGCGGTTCGGTCGGGCTCTCGGCGGTGCTGGCCGGTGTGGTGCGGGAGTTGAGCCGGATCATCGTCGTCGAGCCGCACGCCGCGCGCCGGGACCTCGCGTTGTCGCTGGGCGCCACGGACGTGATCGACCCGGCGGACGGGCCGCTGCCCGAGCATGTGCGGGCGATCGTGCCCGACGGGGTGGACCACGCGATCGACACGACCGGGATCGCCGCCGTCCTGCAGGACGCCATGCTCGCGCTGGCCCACCGCGCGAAGGTCGGGATCATCGGGGTGCCCGCCGATCCCGAGGCCGCGCTCGCGCTGAACCTCATCCAGGCGCAGGTGCTGGGTGTGCGGGTGATGGGCATCGTCGAGGGCGACAGCGACCCCGACGTGTTCGTCCCGCAGCTGCTCCAGCTGCACCGCAGCGGGCGTTTTCCGTTCGACAAGCTTGTCACCACCATGCCGTTCAACCGGATCAACGAAGCCGTCGCCGCCCAGCACCGGGGCGACGCGGTCAAGATCGTGCTCGTGCCCGAGGAGTCCTGA
- a CDS encoding CitMHS family transporter — protein MLAVLGFLTLGTFMVLVMRKYATAFVAIIAAPVLFAIVAGRGADLGDMAVDGIETVAPTAVLLLFAVLYFGVMMDAKLFDPVCHGIIRLSKGDPVRICVGTAVLSLLVALDGDGTTSYMIICSAFLPIYRRIGMNPLVIAAIATMSLGAISGSTPWGGAATRAISVLHLDAATYFVPLIPTLLLTSALIVVIAYFLGRGQRKRIDENVLADVAAELAGQERDRSALRNWRLWVNAGLTVLLLVLLVAGVAPLVTLFMAGFVIALLVNHPRLAEQGEVVKRHAASAVPVVMLVLGAGIFTGILSETGMVDAMAKALLGGVPDGLGNLIPLFTALIGLPLSFFMSNDAYFFGVLPVLAESASHYGIAPYEIARAGVAGQMLHSIGPASAPLWVLLGLVKKDLGEFQRFALLRVTVASLGMIAFTVATGAITLT, from the coding sequence ATGCTTGCCGTCCTCGGCTTCCTCACCCTCGGCACCTTCATGGTGCTGGTCATGCGGAAGTACGCGACCGCGTTCGTCGCGATCATCGCCGCGCCCGTCCTGTTCGCGATCGTCGCCGGACGCGGCGCCGACCTCGGCGACATGGCCGTGGACGGCATCGAGACCGTCGCGCCGACCGCGGTCCTGCTGCTGTTCGCGGTGCTCTACTTCGGCGTCATGATGGACGCCAAGCTGTTCGACCCGGTCTGCCACGGCATCATCCGGCTCTCCAAGGGCGATCCGGTGCGGATCTGCGTGGGGACCGCGGTGCTGTCGCTGCTGGTCGCGCTGGACGGCGACGGCACCACCAGCTACATGATCATCTGCTCGGCGTTCCTGCCGATCTACCGCCGGATCGGGATGAACCCGCTGGTGATCGCCGCGATCGCGACCATGAGCCTCGGCGCGATCTCCGGGTCCACCCCGTGGGGCGGCGCCGCCACCCGCGCCATCTCGGTGCTCCACCTCGACGCCGCCACCTACTTCGTCCCGCTCATCCCGACCCTGCTCCTCACCTCCGCGCTGATCGTCGTGATCGCCTACTTCCTCGGCCGCGGCCAGCGCAAGCGGATCGACGAGAACGTGCTCGCCGACGTCGCCGCCGAACTGGCCGGGCAGGAGCGCGACCGGTCGGCGCTGCGGAACTGGCGGCTGTGGGTCAACGCCGGCCTCACCGTGCTGCTGCTCGTGCTCCTGGTCGCCGGGGTGGCCCCGCTGGTCACGTTGTTCATGGCCGGGTTCGTGATCGCGCTGCTGGTCAACCACCCCCGGCTCGCCGAGCAGGGCGAGGTCGTCAAGCGGCACGCCGCCTCCGCCGTGCCGGTGGTCATGCTCGTGCTCGGCGCCGGGATCTTCACCGGCATCCTGTCCGAGACCGGCATGGTCGACGCGATGGCCAAGGCGCTGCTCGGCGGCGTCCCGGACGGCCTCGGCAACCTGATCCCGCTGTTCACCGCGCTCATCGGGCTGCCGTTGAGCTTCTTCATGTCCAACGACGCCTACTTCTTCGGTGTCCTGCCGGTGCTGGCCGAATCCGCGAGCCACTACGGCATCGCGCCCTACGAGATCGCCCGCGCCGGGGTCGCCGGCCAGATGCTGCACTCGATCGGGCCGGCGTCGGCGCCGCTGTGGGTGCTGCTCGGGCTGGTCAAAAAGGACCTCGGCGAGTTCCAGCGGTTCGCCCTGCTCCGGGTGACGGTCGCGTCGCTGGGCATGATCGCGTTCACGGTCGCCACCGGGGCGATCACCCTCACCTGA
- a CDS encoding antibiotic biosynthesis monooxygenase family protein — translation MVTEIAHIRVRPGAEAAFEAAVAEAVPLFRAAEGCHGVRLVRSVEVPSLYRLLVEWETVEHHTVTFRGSAGFARWRELAGPHFAAPPEVEHVADVLEP, via the coding sequence ATGGTCACCGAGATCGCGCACATCCGGGTCCGTCCCGGCGCGGAGGCGGCGTTCGAAGCGGCGGTCGCGGAGGCCGTCCCGCTGTTCCGGGCCGCTGAGGGCTGTCACGGGGTCCGGCTGGTGCGCAGCGTCGAGGTCCCGTCGCTCTACCGGCTGCTCGTGGAGTGGGAGACGGTCGAGCACCACACCGTGACGTTCCGCGGCTCGGCCGGGTTCGCGCGGTGGCGGGAGCTCGCGGGCCCGCACTTCGCGGCGCCGCCGGAGGTCGAGCACGTCGCGGACGTGCTGGAGCCGTAG
- a CDS encoding GntR family transcriptional regulator, with protein MAPTALTRQIAARIVDYIRTEQAPPGTRLVERTLAEHLRVSRSPVRSALRLLEDEGVVGVAERGGYTVLRPVEELPTPAADDDTEELYLRIAADRLDGKLPDRVTENGLARDYGLTPGQLARILRRINAEGWIERLPGYGWEFQPMLTSLRSYEDSYRFRLAIEPTAILEPGFALDRKAVEAVRDQQQELVDGRIWTVSNAELFDLNSTFHETIMECSGNTFFIDGLRRVDRLRRLIEYRRSLARDRAIIRCREHVEIADLLLAGERREAADALRHHLGTVGAEKVTKNQPGG; from the coding sequence GTGGCGCCGACCGCACTCACCCGCCAGATCGCCGCGCGCATCGTGGACTACATCCGGACGGAGCAGGCGCCGCCCGGGACCCGGCTGGTGGAGCGGACGCTCGCCGAGCACCTGCGGGTGTCCCGGTCCCCCGTCCGCAGCGCGCTGCGGCTGCTCGAGGACGAGGGCGTGGTCGGCGTCGCGGAGCGGGGCGGCTACACGGTGCTGCGGCCGGTCGAGGAGCTGCCCACGCCGGCGGCCGACGACGACACCGAGGAGCTGTACCTGCGGATCGCGGCCGACCGGCTGGACGGCAAGCTGCCCGACCGGGTCACCGAGAACGGGCTCGCCCGCGACTACGGCCTGACCCCCGGGCAGCTGGCCCGCATCCTCCGGCGCATCAACGCGGAGGGCTGGATCGAGCGGCTCCCCGGGTACGGCTGGGAGTTCCAGCCCATGCTGACCTCCCTGCGGTCCTACGAGGACAGCTACCGGTTCCGGCTGGCGATCGAGCCGACCGCGATTCTGGAACCGGGCTTCGCCCTGGACCGCAAGGCCGTGGAGGCCGTGCGCGATCAGCAGCAGGAACTCGTCGACGGCCGCATCTGGACGGTCAGCAACGCGGAGCTGTTCGACCTCAACAGCACCTTCCACGAGACGATCATGGAGTGCAGCGGCAACACGTTCTTCATCGACGGCCTCCGGAGGGTCGACCGCCTCCGGCGGCTCATCGAGTACCGCCGGTCACTGGCCCGCGACCGCGCGATCATCCGCTGCCGGGAACACGTCGAGATCGCGGACCTGCTGCTGGCCGGCGAACGGCGCGAGGCCGCGGACGCCCTGCGCCACCACCTCGGCACCGTCGGCGCCGAAAAGGTGACCAAGAACCAACCCGGTGGCTAG
- a CDS encoding enoyl-CoA hydratase-related protein translates to MDDFTDITYKVDNGLAWITINRPERYNSFRARTVDELVKAFKKAWNSNEVGVICLTGAGEKAFCTGGDQKQRAETGDYGPSDSGLFEIDALHHVIRDVPKPVIAAVNGFAIGGGHVLHVLCDLTIAADTAVFGQNGPRVGSFDAGFGTGYLARILGEKRAREVWFLCRRYTAAQMENWGLVNKVVPAADLQNEVRAWADEILALSPTALKVLKQSFNTDTEQFASVGQMAYSHLKIFGETAEAQEGIKAFNEKRSPDFSAFRGN, encoded by the coding sequence ATGGACGACTTCACCGACATCACGTACAAGGTCGACAACGGCCTCGCGTGGATCACGATCAACCGGCCCGAGCGGTACAACTCCTTCCGCGCCCGCACCGTCGACGAGCTCGTCAAGGCGTTCAAGAAGGCGTGGAACAGCAACGAGGTCGGCGTCATCTGCCTGACCGGCGCCGGCGAGAAGGCGTTCTGCACCGGCGGCGACCAGAAGCAGCGCGCCGAGACCGGCGACTACGGCCCGTCGGACTCCGGGCTGTTCGAGATCGACGCCCTGCACCACGTCATCCGCGACGTGCCGAAGCCGGTCATCGCCGCGGTGAACGGCTTCGCGATCGGCGGCGGGCACGTGCTGCACGTGCTGTGCGACCTGACGATCGCCGCCGACACCGCGGTCTTCGGCCAGAACGGCCCACGCGTCGGCTCGTTCGACGCCGGGTTCGGCACCGGCTACCTCGCCCGCATCCTGGGCGAGAAGCGGGCGCGCGAGGTCTGGTTCCTGTGCCGCCGCTACACCGCGGCCCAGATGGAGAACTGGGGCCTGGTCAACAAGGTCGTCCCCGCGGCCGACCTGCAGAACGAGGTGCGCGCCTGGGCCGACGAGATCCTGGCCCTGTCCCCCACCGCACTGAAGGTGCTCAAGCAGTCCTTCAACACCGACACCGAGCAGTTCGCCAGCGTCGGGCAGATGGCCTACTCGCACCTGAAGATCTTCGGCGAGACCGCCGAGGCGCAGGAGGGCATCAAGGCGTTCAACGAGAAGCGCAGCCCGGACTTCTCCGCCTTCCGCGGCAACTGA
- a CDS encoding cytochrome P450, whose protein sequence is MTTTPELSTRPIPDEIARQVVLPEGHRHDGPLFEAYRWLRENNPLGQVKVEGYDPVWLVTKHADIMEIERQPHVFTSGGGDEPGSHNPILQNQAGDAFTKQLTGGSLRILDTLTYLDPPEHTEIKDIANDWFRPANLKKWEDRIRALAKEAIAKYLRSGANDIDFVQEFALYYPLHVIMSLFGVPEEDEPRMMTLTQEFFGTADPDAQREDVEPLTPEAAAQQWSAAIQDFYAYFDKLVEDRRAIPRDDLATIIARAKDGNGEYYRKEFAYGWFIAIATAGHDTTSSTMAGTIEALAQFPDQLAQVQANPALIPDLVNEGLRWVSPVKQFTRQATQDYVLRGQQIRTGDRFMLLYQSANRDADVFDEPDTFRLDRKPNKHIAFGYGPHMCIGQHLAKLELRIMFEELLPLINSVQVTGERKSVVTNFVGGLKKLPVRLELK, encoded by the coding sequence ATGACCACTACGCCCGAACTGTCCACGCGCCCGATCCCGGACGAGATCGCGAGGCAGGTCGTGCTGCCGGAGGGCCACCGCCACGACGGGCCGCTGTTCGAGGCCTACCGCTGGCTGCGGGAGAACAACCCGCTGGGCCAGGTGAAGGTCGAGGGTTACGACCCGGTCTGGCTGGTGACCAAGCACGCCGACATCATGGAGATCGAGCGCCAGCCGCACGTGTTCACCAGCGGCGGTGGTGACGAACCCGGCTCGCACAACCCGATCCTGCAGAACCAGGCCGGCGACGCCTTCACCAAGCAGCTCACCGGCGGCAGCCTGCGCATCCTCGACACGCTCACCTACCTGGACCCGCCCGAGCACACCGAGATCAAGGACATCGCCAACGACTGGTTCCGCCCCGCGAACCTGAAGAAGTGGGAGGACCGGATCCGGGCACTGGCGAAGGAAGCCATCGCCAAGTACCTGCGCAGCGGCGCCAACGACATCGACTTCGTCCAGGAGTTCGCCCTCTACTACCCGCTGCACGTGATCATGAGCCTGTTCGGCGTCCCGGAAGAGGACGAGCCGCGCATGATGACGCTGACGCAGGAGTTCTTCGGCACCGCAGACCCGGACGCGCAGCGCGAGGACGTCGAGCCGCTGACCCCGGAGGCCGCGGCGCAGCAGTGGTCGGCCGCCATCCAGGACTTCTACGCCTACTTCGACAAGCTGGTCGAGGACCGGCGGGCGATTCCGCGCGACGACCTGGCGACGATCATCGCGCGGGCGAAGGACGGCAACGGTGAGTACTACCGCAAGGAGTTCGCCTACGGCTGGTTCATCGCGATCGCGACCGCGGGCCACGACACCACGTCGAGCACGATGGCCGGCACGATCGAGGCGCTGGCCCAGTTCCCCGACCAGCTCGCGCAGGTGCAGGCCAACCCCGCCCTGATTCCGGACCTGGTCAACGAGGGCCTGCGGTGGGTCTCGCCGGTCAAGCAGTTCACCCGTCAGGCCACGCAGGACTACGTGCTGCGCGGGCAGCAGATCCGCACCGGCGACCGGTTCATGCTGCTCTACCAGTCGGCCAACCGGGATGCCGACGTGTTCGACGAGCCGGACACCTTCCGCCTGGACCGCAAGCCCAACAAGCACATCGCCTTCGGCTACGGCCCGCACATGTGCATCGGCCAGCACCTGGCCAAGCTCGAGCTGCGGATCATGTTCGAGGAGCTGCTGCCGCTGATCAACAGCGTTCAGGTGACCGGCGAGCGCAAGTCGGTGGTGACCAACTTCGTCGGGGGGCTGAAGAAACTGCCCGTGCGCCTGGAGCTCAAGTGA
- a CDS encoding NAD(P)/FAD-dependent oxidoreductase, producing the protein MSRVLIVGAGHAGATLAGLLRQAGHRGPVELFGDEVDLPYHRPPLSKKFTGGELEQWLRPPEFYREQDITVRLGEPVTTIDRDGCRVRTGSGEFHRYDHLVLATGAEPRALPVPGADLAGVVSLRTLADARMLRTCIDERRSLVIVGGGYIGLEVAAVARSCGVEVTVVEREDRVLARVASPRLSEILAAHHREQGTRIVTGAEVTRIDGAGGRARAVVLGDGTTIPSEAVLVGVGAVPRDRLAADAGLLCAQGVVVDEHARTSDPRILAIGDVTRRPLASGALVRLESIPSATEQARQAVATITGAAPVAAEVPWFWSDQFDLKLKIAGLVPATPSTVLRGDPATGRFALFHHHGGTVTAVESANSPGEFMAGKKFIASRARIDPDRLADASVPLRDVVHQYGA; encoded by the coding sequence GTGAGCCGCGTTCTGATTGTCGGCGCCGGTCACGCCGGCGCCACCCTGGCCGGCCTGCTGCGGCAGGCCGGCCACCGGGGCCCGGTCGAACTCTTCGGAGACGAGGTGGACCTGCCCTACCACCGGCCGCCGCTGTCCAAGAAGTTCACCGGCGGCGAGCTGGAGCAGTGGCTGCGGCCGCCGGAGTTCTACCGGGAACAAGACATTACGGTCCGGCTCGGCGAGCCCGTCACCACGATCGACCGGGACGGGTGCCGGGTGCGGACCGGCTCGGGCGAGTTCCACCGCTACGACCACCTCGTCCTGGCGACCGGAGCCGAGCCACGGGCCCTGCCCGTGCCCGGCGCGGATCTCGCCGGTGTGGTGTCGCTGCGGACACTGGCCGACGCCCGGATGTTGCGCACCTGCATCGACGAGCGGCGCAGCCTGGTCATCGTCGGTGGCGGCTACATCGGGCTCGAAGTCGCCGCGGTCGCCCGGTCTTGTGGCGTCGAGGTCACGGTCGTCGAGCGCGAAGACCGGGTGCTGGCCCGCGTCGCCAGCCCGCGGCTGTCGGAGATCCTGGCCGCCCACCACCGGGAGCAGGGCACGCGGATCGTCACCGGGGCCGAGGTCACTCGCATCGACGGCGCAGGCGGGCGGGCGCGGGCGGTCGTGCTCGGGGACGGAACAACGATCCCCTCCGAGGCGGTGCTGGTCGGTGTCGGCGCGGTGCCCCGCGACCGGCTGGCCGCGGACGCGGGACTGCTGTGCGCGCAGGGCGTCGTCGTCGACGAGCACGCCCGCACCAGCGACCCGCGGATCCTCGCGATCGGCGACGTCACCCGGCGGCCCCTGGCCTCCGGCGCGCTGGTCCGGCTGGAAAGCATCCCGAGCGCCACCGAACAGGCCAGGCAGGCGGTCGCCACCATCACCGGTGCGGCACCGGTGGCGGCCGAGGTGCCGTGGTTCTGGTCCGATCAGTTCGACCTCAAACTCAAGATCGCCGGCCTCGTCCCGGCCACACCGAGCACGGTGCTGCGCGGCGATCCCGCGACCGGCCGTTTCGCGCTGTTCCACCACCATGGCGGCACCGTCACCGCCGTCGAATCCGCCAACTCACCCGGCGAGTTCATGGCGGGCAAGAAGTTCATCGCCTCACGTGCGCGCATCGATCCGGACCGGCTGGCCGACGCCTCGGTCCCGCTGCGCGACGTCGTCCACCAGTACGGAGCCTGA
- a CDS encoding LuxR C-terminal-related transcriptional regulator — translation MNSGVPSGPVRAALEPADDVVRRSRDILQVVAAVTGEPVLATARDLPSAETGLRAAEHILLRELAAGGGSEPTRLAALLAQVGGTLAAVRDGRLAVRTAAMGDLHQCLARLRGASTLHELAQQVPAELHRLGYRRALFSRLSGPAWSPRSAYTHDDPQLAEDLVRIGTAVPGQLGRELPETEVVRTRTPVLVDDAQHNPRVHHRLINLARTLDYVVAPLVTRGEVVGLVHADQHVEHDHVDEFDLRLLGLFAEGLGCVFERVVFAEQLRLMRERMREVDDLLDGYPVAPQPQRPRPVDPLEKYEGPFAELTRRELDVLRHLVLGESNSQIAAALFVSPGTVKTHVKNVLRKLGVSNRAEATARYHELMQRHR, via the coding sequence GTGAACAGTGGTGTTCCGTCCGGTCCCGTCCGCGCGGCTCTCGAACCGGCCGACGACGTGGTGCGCCGGTCCCGCGACATCCTGCAGGTGGTGGCAGCAGTGACCGGGGAGCCGGTTCTCGCCACCGCCCGCGATCTACCCTCGGCCGAGACCGGGTTGCGCGCGGCGGAGCACATCCTGCTCCGCGAGCTGGCGGCGGGCGGCGGGAGCGAGCCCACCCGGCTCGCGGCCCTGCTGGCCCAGGTCGGCGGCACTCTGGCGGCGGTACGGGACGGCAGGCTCGCCGTGCGCACCGCCGCGATGGGCGACCTGCACCAGTGCCTGGCCCGGCTGCGCGGCGCGAGCACGCTGCACGAACTGGCGCAGCAGGTACCGGCCGAACTGCATCGCCTCGGGTACCGGCGCGCGTTGTTCTCCCGCCTGTCCGGGCCGGCGTGGAGCCCGCGCTCGGCCTACACCCACGACGACCCTCAGCTGGCCGAAGATCTGGTGCGCATCGGCACCGCCGTGCCCGGGCAACTCGGCCGCGAACTGCCCGAGACCGAGGTGGTACGCACCCGAACCCCGGTGCTCGTGGACGACGCCCAGCACAACCCACGGGTACACCACCGGCTGATCAACCTGGCCCGCACACTGGACTACGTGGTCGCCCCCCTCGTGACCCGGGGCGAGGTGGTCGGCCTGGTGCACGCGGACCAGCATGTGGAACACGACCACGTCGACGAGTTCGACCTGCGCCTGCTCGGCCTGTTCGCCGAAGGCCTGGGCTGCGTGTTCGAGCGGGTCGTGTTCGCCGAGCAGCTGCGGCTGATGCGGGAGCGGATGCGGGAGGTCGACGACCTGCTCGACGGGTACCCGGTCGCGCCCCAGCCGCAGCGGCCACGTCCGGTGGATCCGCTCGAGAAGTACGAGGGCCCCTTCGCCGAGCTGACCCGCCGGGAACTGGACGTCCTGCGCCACCTGGTGCTCGGCGAGAGCAACAGCCAGATCGCGGCCGCGCTGTTCGTCTCCCCCGGCACGGTGAAGACGCACGTCAAGAACGTGCTGCGCAAGCTCGGCGTCTCCAACCGGGCCGAGGCGACCGCGCGCTACCACGAGCTGATGCAGCGGCACCGGTAA
- a CDS encoding aldehyde dehydrogenase, whose protein sequence is MTIDYDRLYLAGNWTAPVTRQRIDVHSAGTEELIGSVPEAAESDVDDAVAAARRAFDDPAGWSRWEPRRRAEVLERFAVALEKRVGETARRVTIQNGMPLSLAQQFEGGFPPVLLRYFAGLVTQNPQEETRPGMLGGSSRVIREPIGVVAAVVPWNVPQAITFLKLAPALAAGCTVVLKPAPETVLDAMLMAEAAAEAGLPEGVLSVVPGGRELGAYLIAHPGVDKVSFTGSTAAGRSIAETCGRLLRPVTLELGGKSAAIVLDDANLAETIESFFAATLLNNGQICWLGTRVLAPRSRYGEVVDTITDLARSLAVGDPLDEDTQVGPLVSARQRDRVESYIAKGLDEGARLTAGGGRPSGLDRGWFVEPTVFADVDNRHTIAQEEIFGPVLSVIPYTDEDEAVAIANASEYGLGGSVWTTDPGRGESVARRVASGTIGINAYANDPTAPFGGIKSSGIGRELGPEGLHSYQVFKTIYLDPPKG, encoded by the coding sequence ATGACCATCGACTACGACCGGCTCTACCTCGCCGGCAACTGGACCGCGCCTGTGACGCGGCAGCGCATCGACGTGCACTCGGCCGGCACCGAAGAGCTGATCGGCAGTGTTCCCGAAGCCGCTGAGTCCGACGTCGACGACGCCGTGGCCGCGGCGCGCCGCGCGTTCGACGATCCGGCGGGCTGGTCCCGCTGGGAGCCGCGGCGGCGCGCCGAGGTGCTCGAACGGTTCGCCGTCGCGCTGGAAAAGCGCGTCGGGGAGACCGCCCGGCGGGTGACGATCCAGAACGGCATGCCGCTCTCACTGGCACAGCAGTTCGAAGGCGGGTTCCCGCCGGTGCTGCTGCGGTACTTCGCCGGGCTGGTCACCCAGAACCCACAGGAGGAGACCCGGCCGGGCATGCTCGGCGGCAGCTCGCGCGTCATCCGGGAGCCGATCGGAGTCGTCGCGGCGGTCGTGCCGTGGAACGTGCCGCAGGCGATCACGTTCCTCAAACTGGCGCCCGCGCTGGCCGCGGGGTGCACCGTGGTGCTCAAGCCCGCACCGGAGACGGTGCTGGACGCGATGCTGATGGCCGAGGCCGCGGCGGAGGCCGGGCTTCCCGAGGGCGTGCTCAGCGTGGTCCCGGGCGGCCGTGAGCTGGGCGCCTACCTGATCGCGCACCCGGGCGTGGACAAGGTGTCGTTCACCGGCTCCACCGCGGCGGGACGGTCGATCGCCGAGACCTGCGGGCGCCTGCTGCGGCCGGTGACGCTGGAACTGGGCGGCAAGTCCGCCGCGATCGTCCTCGACGACGCGAACCTCGCCGAAACCATCGAGAGCTTCTTCGCGGCCACGCTGCTGAACAACGGCCAGATCTGCTGGCTCGGCACCCGCGTGCTGGCTCCGCGGTCGCGCTACGGCGAGGTCGTGGACACCATCACCGACCTGGCCCGCTCGCTCGCGGTCGGGGACCCACTCGACGAGGACACCCAGGTCGGGCCGCTGGTGTCCGCCCGCCAGCGGGACCGGGTCGAGTCCTACATCGCCAAGGGGCTCGATGAGGGTGCGCGCCTGACCGCGGGCGGCGGGCGGCCGTCCGGGCTCGACCGCGGCTGGTTCGTGGAGCCCACGGTGTTCGCGGACGTGGACAACCGGCACACGATCGCCCAGGAGGAGATCTTCGGCCCGGTGCTGTCGGTGATCCCCTACACCGATGAGGACGAGGCGGTGGCGATCGCCAACGCCAGCGAGTACGGGCTGGGCGGCAGCGTATGGACGACCGACCCCGGCCGCGGCGAATCCGTCGCCCGGCGGGTGGCGTCGGGAACGATCGGTATCAACGCCTACGCCAACGACCCGACCGCGCCCTTCGGCGGCATCAAGTCCAGCGGCATCGGACGGGAGCTGGGGCCCGAGGGCCTGCACTCCTACCAGGTGTTCAAGACCATCTACCTGGACCCTCCGAAGGGGTAG
- a CDS encoding 2Fe-2S iron-sulfur cluster-binding protein, translating to MPKVTYALPDGTTHTLDVPCGQSVMDGSVRNNLPGIVAECGGSCSCATCHVFVDEGGACFDEPTDEERELLEYAEGARPDSRLSCQLILSDACEHVRVTVPDTNG from the coding sequence ATGCCCAAGGTCACCTACGCGCTGCCCGACGGAACCACGCACACCCTCGACGTCCCGTGTGGACAGAGCGTCATGGACGGTTCCGTGCGCAACAACCTGCCCGGCATCGTCGCCGAGTGCGGCGGCAGCTGCTCGTGCGCCACCTGCCACGTCTTCGTCGACGAAGGCGGCGCGTGCTTCGACGAGCCCACCGACGAGGAGCGTGAGCTGCTCGAATACGCCGAAGGCGCGCGCCCCGACTCCCGCCTGTCGTGCCAGCTGATCCTCAGCGACGCCTGCGAGCACGTGCGCGTCACTGTCCCCGACACCAACGGCTGA